A single Brachybacterium sillae DNA region contains:
- a CDS encoding AMP-dependent synthetase/ligase — MKLFGTPARHTAAPHENTTDLLLDRHRAHPDIPLVELRGSSPTDWTAVSSEEFLDQVRALAKGLIASGLRSGDVLAIMSRTRYEWALVDWAVWFAGGISVPIYETSSPSQMAWIASDSGARFAVVETRRHAEDLASVKDETPALETIWEIDGGDLDTLREAGRDIDDETLERARTSRRLEDVATIIYTSGTTGRPKGAELTHSNFVRTIRSAGEELVPRVIPPGSRGLMFLPLAHVFARMITVLTFSAGVTTAFTPDTKNLVEDLQSFHPTFLLAVPRVFEKVYNAAEQKAEAGGKGKIFARAAETAIRYSEALDDDRIPLALRLQHALFDRLVYAKLRATMGGQVTWAVSGGAPLGSRLAHFFRGVGVTILEGYGLTETTAPVCVNIPGKVKIGTVGPPLPGVTVAIDETGEILVKGVNVFSGYHGNPEATAEALRDGWFRTGDVGSLDDDGYLRITGRSKELIVTAGGKNVSPAQLEDQLRAHPLVGQCMVVGDQRPFVAAIVTLDPEMLPTWLSNRGLPAMDVAQAAHDEKVIAAVQEAVDAANTSVSRAESIRKFVIIEDDFTEENGYLTPSMKLKRNVVVKDYADVIEEIYSTSPAQR; from the coding sequence GTGAAACTGTTCGGGACGCCCGCCCGCCACACCGCCGCGCCGCACGAGAACACCACCGACCTGCTGCTGGATCGTCACCGCGCTCACCCCGACATCCCCCTGGTCGAGCTGCGCGGCTCCTCCCCGACCGACTGGACGGCGGTCAGCTCCGAGGAGTTCCTGGATCAGGTGCGCGCCCTGGCGAAGGGTCTGATCGCCTCGGGCCTGCGCAGCGGTGACGTACTGGCGATCATGTCCCGCACCCGCTACGAGTGGGCGCTGGTCGACTGGGCGGTGTGGTTCGCGGGCGGCATCTCCGTACCGATCTACGAGACCAGCTCGCCCTCCCAGATGGCGTGGATCGCCTCCGACAGCGGCGCCCGCTTCGCCGTGGTCGAGACCCGCCGCCATGCCGAGGATCTCGCCTCGGTGAAGGACGAGACCCCGGCACTGGAGACCATCTGGGAAATCGACGGTGGGGACCTCGACACCCTGCGCGAGGCAGGCCGCGACATCGACGATGAGACGCTCGAGCGGGCGCGGACCTCTCGTCGTCTGGAGGATGTCGCCACCATCATCTACACCTCCGGCACCACGGGCCGCCCCAAGGGGGCGGAGCTCACGCACTCGAACTTCGTGCGCACCATCCGCTCCGCCGGGGAGGAGCTGGTCCCCCGGGTCATCCCGCCGGGCTCCCGCGGGCTGATGTTCCTGCCGCTGGCGCACGTGTTCGCCCGCATGATCACCGTGCTGACGTTCTCGGCCGGGGTGACCACCGCCTTCACCCCCGATACGAAGAACCTGGTGGAGGACCTGCAGAGCTTCCACCCCACCTTCCTCCTCGCCGTGCCACGGGTGTTCGAGAAGGTGTACAACGCCGCCGAGCAGAAGGCCGAGGCCGGTGGCAAGGGCAAGATCTTCGCGCGCGCCGCGGAGACCGCCATCCGGTATTCGGAGGCGCTCGACGATGACCGGATCCCCCTGGCGCTGCGACTGCAGCACGCCCTCTTCGACCGCCTCGTCTACGCGAAGCTGCGCGCCACCATGGGCGGTCAGGTCACCTGGGCCGTCTCCGGCGGGGCTCCGCTCGGATCGCGCCTGGCGCACTTCTTCCGCGGGGTGGGGGTGACCATCCTCGAGGGATACGGGCTCACGGAGACCACCGCCCCAGTGTGTGTGAACATCCCCGGCAAGGTGAAGATCGGCACCGTCGGCCCGCCGTTGCCGGGCGTCACGGTCGCGATCGACGAGACCGGGGAGATCCTGGTCAAGGGCGTGAACGTGTTCTCCGGCTACCACGGCAACCCGGAGGCCACGGCGGAGGCGCTGCGTGACGGGTGGTTCCGCACCGGAGATGTCGGTTCCCTCGACGACGACGGCTATCTGCGCATCACCGGGCGCTCCAAGGAGCTGATCGTCACCGCCGGTGGCAAGAACGTCTCCCCCGCCCAGTTGGAGGACCAGCTGCGCGCCCACCCGCTGGTGGGCCAGTGCATGGTGGTCGGTGATCAGCGTCCCTTCGTCGCCGCGATCGTCACCCTCGATCCGGAGATGCTTCCGACGTGGCTGTCGAACCGCGGCCTGCCGGCCATGGATGTGGCGCAGGCCGCCCACGATGAGAAGGTCATCGCAGCGGTCCAGGAGGCCGTCGATGCCGCGAACACCTCGGTGTCCCGCGCGGAGTCGATCCGCAAGTTCGTGATCATCGAGGACGACTTCACCGAGGAGAACGGGTACCTCACCCCCTCGATGAAGCTGAAGCGGAATGTCGTGGTGAAGGATTACGCGGACGTCATCGAGGAGATCTACTCCACGTCCCCCGCCCAGCGGTGA
- a CDS encoding ROK family glucokinase, giving the protein MLAIGVDIGGTKIAAGLVDEDGRLLARAQRTTPATDPELIEAAVADAVTELRQGRVVGAIGVGAAGFVDARRRTVVFAANLAWRHRPLADELEALTGLPVVVENDANAAGWAEFRFGAAREADHMLMLTVGTGLGGAVVHDGRLLRGSGGFAAEVAHVTAVPDGQWCGCGNRGCLEQYTSGRALVKAARRRLRAGDPTLEALRSEAGGDPSGVDGPLVTRLAQQGDAGCISLLADLGHWLGVGTASLAAVLDPEVIVVGGGVSAAGELLLQPARDSFATHVTARLHRQMPRFVLASTGNDAGMIGAADLARTPA; this is encoded by the coding sequence ATGCTCGCGATCGGTGTGGACATCGGCGGGACGAAGATCGCTGCGGGCCTGGTGGACGAGGACGGCCGACTGCTCGCGCGTGCGCAACGCACCACCCCGGCGACCGATCCGGAGCTGATCGAGGCCGCCGTGGCCGATGCCGTCACCGAACTGCGGCAGGGCCGCGTCGTCGGAGCCATCGGCGTGGGGGCCGCCGGATTCGTCGATGCCCGCCGTCGGACCGTGGTGTTCGCGGCGAACCTCGCCTGGCGCCACCGGCCCCTGGCGGATGAACTCGAGGCCCTCACCGGTCTGCCCGTGGTGGTGGAGAACGACGCCAATGCCGCCGGCTGGGCCGAGTTCCGTTTCGGTGCCGCCCGTGAGGCCGACCATATGCTCATGCTCACCGTCGGCACCGGCCTCGGCGGCGCAGTGGTCCATGACGGTCGTCTGCTGCGCGGTTCCGGCGGATTCGCGGCGGAGGTCGCGCATGTGACCGCCGTCCCGGACGGCCAGTGGTGCGGATGCGGCAACCGCGGCTGCCTGGAGCAGTACACCTCCGGTCGGGCACTGGTGAAGGCTGCCCGCCGTCGACTGCGCGCGGGAGATCCGACCCTCGAGGCGCTCCGCTCCGAGGCGGGCGGGGACCCCTCCGGTGTGGACGGCCCGCTCGTCACCCGCCTCGCTCAGCAGGGTGATGCCGGATGCATCAGCCTGCTGGCCGACCTCGGCCACTGGCTGGGGGTGGGCACCGCCAGCCTCGCCGCGGTGCTCGACCCCGAGGTGATCGTCGTCGGTGGCGGGGTGAGCGCGGCGGGGGAGCTGTTGCTGCAACCCGCCCGGGACAGCTTCGCCACCCACGTCACCGCCCGGCTGCACCGGCAGATGCCGCGCTTCGTTCTCGCGAGCACCGGGAACGACGCCGGCATGATCGGCGCCGCGGACCTCGCCCGCACACCCGCCTGA
- a CDS encoding alpha/beta hydrolase, giving the protein MTFSELSRPWRGAAHPSPRGAVVLLHGFTASPQSVRPWAEALDARGWDVTVPLLPGHATDERDMARTAWTAWFETAREAVSTAAQRHGTVGLGGLSMGGALALACAADADLAPRIGALALVNPAVALMHRWQDALAPALALLPVSLPAIAGDIGRPGLREEAYARTPLRAVGQLHRLQRHTLAHLGEVTAPLLLATSTVDHVVPVRSSDLIASRVRGPVERLPLTRSYHVATLDEDADLIAQATDRHLARYLEVSGDTGSDGGSR; this is encoded by the coding sequence ATGACCTTCAGCGAACTCTCCCGTCCCTGGCGAGGCGCCGCCCACCCTAGCCCACGGGGCGCCGTCGTCCTCCTCCACGGGTTCACCGCAAGCCCGCAGAGCGTCCGCCCCTGGGCCGAAGCCCTGGACGCCCGCGGCTGGGACGTCACCGTGCCGCTGTTACCGGGGCACGCCACCGACGAGCGCGACATGGCTCGCACCGCATGGACGGCATGGTTCGAGACCGCCCGTGAGGCCGTCTCCACCGCCGCCCAGCGCCACGGGACGGTCGGGCTCGGTGGCCTGTCGATGGGGGGTGCACTGGCGCTGGCCTGCGCTGCGGACGCCGACCTCGCCCCACGGATCGGAGCGCTGGCCCTGGTGAATCCCGCCGTCGCTCTCATGCACCGGTGGCAGGACGCCCTGGCCCCGGCCCTCGCGCTGCTGCCGGTCTCCCTGCCCGCGATCGCCGGCGACATCGGCCGCCCCGGGCTGCGGGAGGAGGCATATGCGCGCACCCCTCTGCGAGCCGTGGGACAGCTCCACCGTCTGCAGCGGCACACACTCGCCCACCTCGGTGAGGTCACCGCACCGCTGCTGCTGGCCACCTCCACCGTGGACCATGTGGTGCCGGTGCGCAGCAGCGATCTGATCGCCTCCCGGGTGCGCGGCCCGGTCGAGCGGCTGCCGCTCACTCGCAGCTACCACGTCGCCACTCTCGATGAGGATGCCGACCTCATCGCGCAGGCCACCGACCGGCACCTCGCCCGCTACCTCGAGGTCTCCGGTGACACGGGCTCAGACGGGGGCTCACGGTGA
- a CDS encoding lysophospholipid acyltransferase family protein → MLYEIAKPVVRTVLQVVWRPRIEGAGKLPRTGAVIVASNHLGIADTVVMPALVGRSVHFLAKAEMFSGGSLANRALGMLLRSLRVMPVERSGGSASQAAIETGLAILRKGQVLGIYPEGTRSPDGRLYRGKTGVARLALAVDCPIVPVGMVGTFEAHRGGRVIPRLSPRIQVRVGDPVRARDLVPGLAQLPEAQQYRAVTDALMGRIAALSGQEQVDRFAADAKRELAQRQTGPQQPST, encoded by the coding sequence ATGCTCTACGAGATCGCCAAGCCCGTCGTCCGCACTGTGCTGCAGGTGGTGTGGCGGCCTCGGATCGAGGGCGCCGGGAAACTCCCGCGCACCGGCGCCGTGATCGTCGCCAGCAACCACCTGGGGATCGCCGACACCGTGGTGATGCCGGCGCTCGTGGGCCGCAGCGTGCACTTCCTGGCGAAGGCGGAGATGTTCTCCGGGGGCTCCCTCGCCAACCGTGCGCTGGGCATGCTCTTGCGCTCCCTGCGGGTGATGCCGGTGGAACGCTCCGGCGGCTCCGCCTCCCAGGCGGCGATCGAGACGGGACTGGCGATCCTGCGGAAAGGGCAGGTGCTGGGCATCTATCCGGAGGGCACCCGCAGTCCCGATGGTCGCCTGTACCGGGGGAAGACCGGAGTGGCACGGCTGGCGCTCGCGGTGGACTGCCCGATCGTCCCCGTCGGCATGGTCGGCACCTTCGAGGCGCATCGCGGTGGCCGCGTGATCCCGCGGCTCTCCCCGCGCATCCAGGTGCGGGTGGGTGATCCCGTCCGGGCGCGGGACCTGGTGCCCGGGTTGGCGCAGCTGCCGGAGGCGCAGCAGTACCGCGCTGTGACCGACGCCCTGATGGGGCGGATCGCGGCGCTCTCCGGGCAGGAGCAGGTCGATCGGTTCGCCGCCGACGCCAAACGTGAGCTCGCCCAGCGGCAGACGGGTCCCCAGCAGCCGTCCACGTGA
- a CDS encoding class II 3-deoxy-7-phosphoheptulonate synthase: protein MTVHSPGAPARAHEFALSSSNAGLEALSSWRELPRVQQPTWPDEQERARVFSELRTAPPLVFAGEVDVLRERLAAAARGEAFLLQGGDCAETFADSTADRIRNKIRTILQMAAVLTYGASLPVIKMGRMAGQFAKPRSSDTETRDGLTLPTYRGDGVNGFAFTEEARRPDPERLWRMYTTSAQTLNLLRAFTSGGFADLREVHAWNKGFISGPGYDRYEQLAGQIDKALRFMDACGADFDAIRVVEFYAAHEALLLDYEEALSRIDSRTGEIYDCSGHFLWIGERTRQLDGAHVEFLSQVRNPIGVKLGPSATVDDALRLIDRLDPDREPGRLTFITRMGAERIRDRLPALVEGVRDAGAQVAWVTDPMHGNTITASNGYKTRRFTDILDEVRGFFEVHRELGTVPAGLHMEMTGDDVTEVLGGTGEIDEAALEQRYETLVDPRLNHQQSLELAFLVAEALDQH from the coding sequence GTGACTGTCCACAGCCCCGGTGCGCCCGCTCGCGCCCACGAGTTCGCCCTCTCGTCGTCCAACGCCGGCCTGGAGGCCCTGTCCTCCTGGCGGGAGCTGCCGCGTGTGCAGCAGCCCACGTGGCCCGACGAACAGGAGCGGGCCCGGGTGTTCTCCGAACTGCGCACCGCCCCGCCCCTGGTGTTCGCCGGTGAGGTCGACGTGCTACGCGAGCGTCTGGCGGCGGCAGCGCGCGGCGAGGCGTTCCTGCTCCAGGGCGGCGACTGCGCCGAGACCTTCGCGGATTCCACCGCCGACCGGATCCGCAACAAGATCCGCACCATCCTGCAGATGGCGGCGGTGCTCACCTACGGTGCGTCGTTGCCGGTGATCAAGATGGGTCGTATGGCGGGCCAGTTCGCCAAGCCACGGTCCTCCGACACCGAGACCCGCGACGGCCTCACCCTGCCGACGTACCGCGGGGACGGCGTCAACGGATTCGCGTTCACCGAGGAGGCCCGCCGCCCCGATCCCGAGCGGTTGTGGCGGATGTACACCACCAGCGCACAGACCCTCAATCTGCTGCGGGCCTTCACCAGCGGTGGCTTCGCGGACCTGCGCGAGGTCCACGCCTGGAACAAGGGATTCATCTCCGGCCCCGGTTACGACCGGTACGAGCAGCTCGCCGGTCAGATCGACAAGGCGCTGCGGTTCATGGACGCCTGCGGGGCGGACTTCGATGCCATCCGGGTGGTGGAGTTCTACGCGGCGCATGAGGCGCTGCTGCTCGACTACGAGGAGGCGCTGTCGCGGATCGACTCGCGCACCGGGGAGATCTACGACTGCTCGGGGCATTTCCTGTGGATCGGCGAGCGCACCCGCCAGCTCGACGGGGCGCACGTGGAGTTCCTGTCGCAGGTGCGCAACCCCATCGGTGTGAAGCTCGGCCCGTCGGCCACGGTCGACGATGCGCTGCGGCTCATCGACCGGCTCGACCCGGACCGCGAACCGGGCCGGCTCACCTTCATCACGCGGATGGGGGCGGAGCGGATCCGCGACCGCCTGCCGGCGCTCGTCGAGGGCGTGCGCGATGCCGGGGCGCAGGTCGCCTGGGTGACCGACCCGATGCACGGCAACACCATCACCGCCTCCAACGGGTACAAGACCCGCCGCTTCACCGACATCCTCGATGAGGTCCGCGGGTTCTTCGAGGTGCACCGGGAGCTGGGCACCGTGCCAGCGGGCCTGCACATGGAGATGACCGGGGATGACGTCACCGAGGTGCTCGGCGGCACCGGGGAGATCGACGAGGCCGCCCTGGAGCAGCGGTACGAGACGTTGGTGGATCCGCGTCTGAACCACCAGCAGTCGCTGGAACTCGCGTTCCTGGTGGCGGAGGCGCTGGACCAGCACTGA
- the pknB gene encoding Stk1 family PASTA domain-containing Ser/Thr kinase, whose amino-acid sequence MSSATTSPAVGQLLDHRYRVEELIARGGMASVHRGVDERLGRPVALKIMHPHLADDESFRTRFFREAHSAARLAHPHVVPVYDQGEDGGQVYLAMQLIEGGTLRDLLRERAPLTIRTSLELAAQILEALGAAHRAGIIHRDVKPENVLLEHTGAGPLDRTPGAKVADFGLARAIGAATASSTGTLLGTVAYVSPETITRGSTDERSDLYSLGVVLFEMLTGTQPFVGEQPVHVAFQHVHEDIPAPSSRISTIPAGVDALVTWAAARRPDSRPVSAEALLSAVREQLADLPARVLDAIPAPRTDADTQDVPRVTALLDVDPARASDDPPATPTEAAAPRPPRRFLTPTPRTVADEDREDPGTSARTVAMAVPRAPRARHGKRRRSSSPWMRGAAVAAVLALTGTGAAQGADWYLGVGPGADRTVPVLAGTTLDDAEAALSSQDLTARTEERFSSTVPAGHVVSVSPAPGSTVKKDTPVLLVVSRGVETFPVPDVTGASLEDARARVAEAGLTLVEDDPEFSETVPEGEVIRQEAAAERLPSGGEVHVVLSRGRVALDVPDTRGRTRGQAIALIEKQGLRAEVVEAHSASTPKGAVASQKPTSGTLHRGDTVRIVVSLGPEMVTVPNVFQKPEAEAVAALKNAGLTPKVVHDKGTPAFGLVYQQDTAGGTSVPKGSTVLLHVF is encoded by the coding sequence GTGAGCTCGGCGACGACTTCCCCCGCCGTGGGCCAGCTCCTCGACCACCGCTATCGGGTCGAGGAGCTGATCGCGCGCGGCGGCATGGCGTCAGTGCATCGTGGCGTCGACGAGCGTCTCGGCCGGCCCGTGGCGCTGAAGATCATGCACCCGCACCTCGCCGACGACGAGTCCTTCCGCACCCGCTTCTTCCGGGAGGCCCACAGTGCGGCCCGCCTCGCGCACCCCCACGTCGTGCCGGTGTACGACCAGGGAGAGGACGGCGGCCAGGTGTACCTGGCGATGCAGCTGATCGAGGGCGGGACCCTGCGTGACCTCCTGCGGGAGCGTGCGCCCCTCACGATCCGCACCTCCCTGGAACTGGCCGCGCAGATCCTGGAGGCCCTCGGCGCCGCGCACCGCGCCGGCATCATCCACCGGGATGTGAAACCCGAAAACGTCCTGCTGGAGCACACCGGCGCCGGCCCGCTGGACCGCACCCCCGGCGCGAAGGTCGCCGACTTCGGCCTCGCTCGCGCGATCGGCGCGGCGACCGCGTCCTCCACCGGGACGCTGCTCGGCACCGTCGCCTACGTCAGCCCGGAGACCATCACCCGCGGCTCCACCGACGAACGCAGCGACCTGTACTCCCTGGGCGTGGTGCTGTTCGAGATGCTCACCGGCACCCAGCCCTTCGTCGGCGAGCAGCCCGTGCATGTGGCCTTCCAGCACGTGCACGAGGACATCCCGGCGCCGTCCTCGCGCATCTCCACCATCCCCGCCGGCGTCGATGCGCTGGTCACCTGGGCCGCGGCCCGCCGTCCGGATTCCCGCCCCGTGTCAGCGGAGGCACTGCTGTCGGCGGTACGGGAACAGCTGGCCGACCTCCCCGCCCGGGTGCTGGACGCGATCCCTGCACCCCGCACCGACGCCGACACCCAGGACGTCCCCCGCGTCACTGCCCTGCTCGACGTCGACCCCGCCCGCGCCTCGGACGATCCCCCCGCCACCCCGACAGAGGCCGCCGCGCCCCGTCCCCCGCGCCGGTTCCTCACCCCGACCCCGCGCACGGTCGCTGACGAGGACCGCGAGGATCCGGGCACCAGTGCCCGCACCGTGGCGATGGCCGTTCCCCGGGCTCCGCGGGCGCGCCATGGGAAGCGTCGCCGTTCCTCCTCCCCGTGGATGCGCGGCGCCGCGGTCGCCGCCGTGCTGGCTCTCACCGGGACCGGTGCCGCCCAGGGCGCCGACTGGTACCTCGGCGTCGGGCCCGGTGCCGATCGCACCGTGCCGGTGCTCGCCGGCACCACCCTGGACGATGCCGAGGCCGCCCTCTCCTCCCAGGACCTCACCGCCCGCACCGAGGAGCGGTTCAGCTCCACCGTCCCCGCCGGCCATGTCGTCAGCGTCTCCCCCGCCCCCGGCTCCACCGTCAAGAAGGACACCCCGGTGCTGCTGGTGGTCTCCCGCGGGGTGGAGACCTTCCCCGTGCCGGACGTGACCGGGGCGTCCCTGGAGGACGCCCGCGCGCGCGTGGCCGAGGCCGGGTTGACACTGGTCGAGGACGACCCGGAGTTCTCCGAGACCGTGCCCGAGGGTGAGGTCATCCGCCAGGAGGCCGCCGCTGAACGCCTCCCCTCCGGAGGGGAGGTCCACGTCGTCCTCTCCCGCGGACGCGTGGCCCTCGACGTGCCCGACACGCGCGGGCGCACCCGCGGGCAGGCCATCGCCCTGATCGAGAAGCAGGGCCTCAGGGCCGAAGTGGTCGAGGCGCACAGCGCCTCCACCCCGAAGGGTGCCGTCGCCTCACAGAAGCCGACCTCCGGCACCCTCCACCGAGGGGACACGGTGAGGATCGTCGTCTCCCTGGGGCCGGAGATGGTGACCGTGCCGAACGTGTTCCAGAAACCGGAGGCCGAGGCGGTGGCGGCGCTGAAGAACGCCGGGCTCACTCCGAAGGTGGTGCACGACAAGGGCACCCCGGCCTTCGGCCTGGTCTACCAGCAGGACACCGCCGGAGGGACCAGCGTGCCCAAGGGCAGCACTGTCCTTCTGCACGTGTTCTGA
- a CDS encoding Rv2175c family DNA-binding protein, whose product MDRLDALITDWLTLPDAAERLNVDASRVRRLIDEGQLVAVRRGDPVVRSIPAEFLADGEIIPHLAGTITVLRDGGFDDVELLEWLFTEDETLPGRPVDQLRQGQRGEVRRRAQALAL is encoded by the coding sequence GTGGACCGACTCGACGCACTGATCACCGACTGGTTGACCCTCCCCGACGCGGCGGAGCGGCTGAACGTTGACGCCTCGCGGGTGCGGCGTCTGATCGACGAGGGGCAACTGGTGGCGGTGCGCCGCGGGGACCCCGTCGTCCGATCGATCCCCGCGGAGTTCCTCGCCGACGGCGAGATCATCCCGCATCTGGCGGGCACCATCACCGTGCTGCGCGACGGCGGGTTCGACGACGTGGAACTGCTCGAATGGCTGTTCACCGAGGACGAGACCCTTCCGGGGCGGCCGGTGGACCAGCTGCGACAGGGGCAGCGCGGCGAAGTGCGGCGACGCGCGCAGGCGCTGGCTCTCTGA
- a CDS encoding polyprenyl synthetase family protein, translating into MTPSAPIAGDPDRRLLDLLPRVLDAALDRRRMELERLAPESAELPRILAAYLEGGKLLRPRFVLWAAECARSVDEALLTSVATAGAAVELVQAAALLHDDVIDNSPMRRGRPAVHVAAAQQHRRAGLSGDPVRFGEAVAIILGDLALSWAEQLAAPVLAEHPAARPEFDALRTEVMAGQHLDMLHQAGGFLSPADPVDAARTVIRWKTVSYTVHRPLRIGARLAGADDELLQLLDEVAVPVGTAFQLRDDLLSVVGDPADTGKPVGGDVTEGKRTVVLELARTRADERQRTALEAAVGRQDATPGQVQDALAVLRATGAVAEVVAEVESHAQRARDRLYASDAVRAEGREGLLALIDRATDVGFARAR; encoded by the coding sequence GTGACCCCCTCCGCGCCCATCGCCGGTGACCCCGACCGTCGTCTCCTGGACCTTCTGCCCCGCGTGCTGGACGCGGCACTCGACCGGCGCCGGATGGAGCTGGAACGACTCGCCCCGGAATCCGCGGAACTGCCGCGGATCCTGGCGGCCTACCTCGAGGGCGGCAAACTGCTGCGCCCCCGTTTCGTGCTGTGGGCGGCCGAGTGCGCTCGGTCTGTCGACGAGGCCCTGCTCACCTCCGTGGCGACGGCGGGGGCCGCGGTGGAGCTGGTGCAGGCGGCGGCGCTGCTCCATGACGACGTCATCGACAACTCGCCCATGCGGCGCGGTCGCCCGGCGGTGCACGTCGCGGCCGCGCAGCAGCATCGTCGAGCGGGGCTGTCCGGCGACCCGGTGCGCTTCGGGGAAGCGGTGGCGATCATCCTGGGCGACCTCGCTCTGAGCTGGGCCGAGCAGCTGGCAGCCCCGGTGCTGGCCGAGCATCCGGCAGCGCGCCCCGAGTTCGACGCCCTGCGCACCGAGGTCATGGCCGGTCAGCACCTTGACATGCTCCACCAGGCCGGGGGTTTCCTCTCCCCCGCCGACCCGGTGGACGCGGCCCGCACCGTCATCCGCTGGAAGACCGTCTCCTACACCGTGCATCGGCCGCTGCGGATCGGGGCGCGCCTGGCCGGTGCCGACGATGAGCTGCTGCAGCTGCTCGATGAGGTCGCCGTGCCCGTCGGCACCGCCTTCCAGCTGCGCGACGATCTGCTCTCGGTGGTCGGGGACCCGGCGGACACCGGCAAACCCGTGGGCGGGGATGTGACGGAGGGCAAGCGCACCGTGGTGCTGGAACTGGCGCGCACCCGTGCCGATGAGCGTCAGAGGACGGCGCTCGAGGCCGCCGTCGGTCGCCAGGACGCGACACCCGGGCAGGTGCAGGACGCCCTGGCCGTCCTGCGGGCGACCGGAGCGGTCGCCGAGGTCGTCGCCGAGGTCGAGAGCCACGCTCAGCGGGCCCGGGATCGGCTGTACGCCTCCGACGCGGTGCGCGCCGAGGGCCGGGAGGGTCTGCTGGCTCTGATCGACCGCGCGACCGACGTGGGATTCGCGCGGGCGCGCTGA